The sequence below is a genomic window from Dyadobacter chenwenxiniae.
AGCAAAAATACTTTTTAATAAAACAGATTTACGAACGGGTTTGGTTAAAATGTCTGCAAAAAGTTCAGGGAATTTCATCCTGGCGTCGTCACCGGCTGAACTTAATAAAATTACGGTTACGGATGGGAAATCTGTTGCTATCTTTCTGGCAAGCGAAACACCGTCCTGTTCCGGCATATCCATATCGGTCACCACAAGCTCGATCTGACTATCGCGCTGCAATGCTGCTAAGGCCTCGCAAGCAGATTCGGCCAGAACCGGTTTCAGTTTCCATTGCTCGGCATGGCTTTTCAGAATGTTGAGATTTGTTAAACTGTCGTCGACAAACAATATGCCTTTTCCTTCAATCTGCACCAAATTTTGCGCTTCATTCGGCTTCGACTTCATTTTTTCAACATAGCCGACTGATATATAAAAATGAAATGAAGACCCTTTTCCGTATTCGCTCTCTACGCGAATCGCACCATTCATGAGGCGGACGAGCCTTTCGCAGATCACGAGGCCGAGACCGGTGCCGCCATACATGCGGTTTACGGAAGAATCCACTTGTGAAAATGGTTTGAACAGGTTATTCAGACTTTCCTGCTTAATGCCAATTCCGGTGTCCCGGACCGTAAAACCAACATCAATTTCGTTGTTTTCAGCTGATGTATTAGGATAAACATGCACGTAAACTTCACCACGGCTCGTAAATTTAATGGCGTTATTGATCAGGTTGGTCAAAATTTGTTTCAGCCTCGAACTGTCGCCCACCAGATAATCCGGAAGGCCTGGTTCAATGTGATACAAGAGATCAATATGCTGCTTCGAAGCTTGTAATGAAAACAGGTCCATGATTTCTTCAATAGTCAGCCGTAGGTCAAATTCATGTGCTTCGAGGTCGATCTTGCCGGATTCTATCTTTGAAAAATCCAGAATGTCGTTGATGACATTCACCAGGGTTTCTCCGCAGCTTGCAATTGTCTTGGTATAATCTTGCTGTTCCTCGGTCAGTTCTGTTTCCGAGAGCAATGCAGTCATGCCAATGACGCCATTCATGGGCGTCCGGATTTCATGGCTCATCGTAGCCAGGAAAATGCTTTTCGCCTGATTGGCCCGCTCCGCTTCTTCTCGCGCCAGTTGCGCCTGTTCATGCTGCTCGAACAATTCCTCCGTCTGGACGCGCAGTTCTTCCGATTGCGATTGTAACTCCTCATTCAGCGCATGCAGATGGTCCGCCTGCGCATGCAGCTCCTCAGCCTGTTTTTGCACCGTCGCCGTGCGTTCTTCCACCAATTTTTCCAGGTTCGCCTTCTGCCGGATAATGGTGTTTACGCGATAAAGATATAGCCAGTAAACCGTACATACTGCTACGATAACCGAGGCAATCCTGAACCACCAGGTTGCCCAGAACGGCGGCCTGACGATAATGTTCAGGCTGTTTTGCCCGGTGATCCATACGCCCGAAGTGTTCTGCGCCTTGATTTTGAACACATAATTGCCAGACGGCAGATTGGTATAGATGGCGGTGTTATCGTCTCCAACATAATGCCAGTTTTTGTCAAACCCTTCCAGGGAATAAGCGTAGCTTTTTTGAAAAGACGAAAAATCCAGTGCCGCGAAAGTAATCGAAATGAAGGACTGGTCATGTGAAAGTGTGATCGTTCGCGCCTGGGAAATTTCCTGAGGCAAAACGAGTGCATATCCGTCCGGATCCGCATCTGCTTCGTCGCGGTTGAACACTTTAAAACTCGTTACGATAATGGGATAGTTACTGCTTTCCCTGCTGATTTGCCTTGGATTGATTTTATTAAAACCATTGACCCCACCAAAATACAAAATACCCTCCTTATCCTTATAGGCTGATTTTTGATTAAATTCCCTCGCTTGCAGGCCATATTCAATCGTATAATTCTGAAACTTTTCGGCTTTTGGATCAAAACGGGAAAGCCCGCTCACCGTACTAACCCAGAGCATGCCCAAATCGTCCTCAATAACCGCTTCGGTAACATTGTTGACCAACCCCTCCTTGGTCGTATATTTTTTGAATTTGCCCGTATGCGGGTCAAAACGGATGAGCCCCCGCAGCGTTGAGAGCCATAAGATGCCGTGCTTGTCTTCTGCAATGCTATTGATCGCGCTGTTAAAAACGCGTTCGCTGTCACTCACCCGAAATCTCGTAAATGTGTCGGTCGCACGGTTATACCGGTTCAGCTGGCCTTCATCCGTGCCCATCCACAAGTTACCGCTGCGATCCGTGAGGAAACAATTAATAGTGTTGTCAGATAGCGTTTTCGGATCGGTAAGCTCACTGAGATAATGCTTAAACCGCCTGGTTGCAGGATCAAAAACATCCAGCCCTTCGCCGTAAGTGCTTAACCATATCCTGTTATCGGGCGTCCTGGCTATTGCATATACATTGTTGGAATACAAGCTGTTAGTATCGTTTTCGAGATGTTTCAAAACAGTAAACCGTTTTGTTTCCGGATCAAGCACATTCAATCCGTTTCCCCATGTCCCGATCCAAAGCTTGTCTTCATGATCGGGAACAATTGCGAGGATATGCTCCCCTGAAATGCCTGAATTTTTTGGACGGAAAGCACTGAATTTCTGCTTTTTTTTGTCCATCAGATTTAGCCCGCCACCATCCGTTCCGATCCAGATGTTCCCATCCCTGCCTTCAAAAAAGCAAAGCACGAAATCGTTTGAAAGACTGTTTGCCGACGAATTGTGTTGGTAATGTATGAAGCTGTTGTTGCTTTTGTAAATGCTCAGTCCGGCGCTGTAGATCCCCAGCCAAAGGTTTTTTTGCCGGTCTTTGAAAATGTAATCCACGGAATTTCCGGCGACGCTGCTCCTATCCACCTCGTCGTGCGTATAGGAACTGAATGTCCAGCTTTGTGTATCCAGAATATTCAGTCCGCCGTTTTCGGTGCCGATCCAGATCTCGCCGAAATGCTCGTTAATGCTCGTAATGTTGTTATTCGAGATCGATGCAGGCTCCTTTGGGTCATTCTTAAATCGCTTGAATGAGCCATCACCCGGCTGATAAAGGTTAAGACCAAAACCGTATGTGCCCACCCAAATCCTGCTTTTACTATCCTGAAAGATCGCCCGTATATCATTGCCCGACATGCTTTTCCCACCATTATCAGACACAAATCTGCGAAAAGCCCCCGTTTTGCTGTCCAGCAGGTTCAATCCTTGTGCAGTTCCGGCCCAGATATTGTTCTGTTTGTCACAAAAAACAGTGTTAACATTGTTTTCGCTTAGACTCTGCGCGTTTTTTTCGTCAGATTTATAATGTTTTAATACGGTCCGGCTGATCGGATCGAAAACATCCAGGCCGCCGGTTGTTGCAATCCATAGCTTTTCATTCTGATCAAAAACTATCTTGTTTACATAATCCCCTGAAATTGATTTCGGATCATTTCCTTTAAATATATATTTGGCAAAAACACCCTTATGCGGGTCAAGCACATTTACTCCGCCGCCGCTGGTTGCGATCCAGATATTGCCCGACCGGTCTTCCGCGAGCGCAGTCACGAAATCGTTGCTGATGCTGTTTTCGTCTTTGTCGTCGTTTTTGTAAATCTTAAATTCATGGCCGTCGTAACGGTGTAAGCCACCATTCGTCCCGATCCAGATGAAACCGGTGTTATCCTGCATGACGCAGTTCACATTATTGTTCAAAAGACCATTTTCAGCGGAAAGGTGTCGGAAGTGAAGCGGCTTGTTTTGCGGGAAGGCTTTTAATGCAATAAATTGCATTAAAATGAAAAGAACACAACAGGAAGAGGTCAACTTCATCGGGCCGAGTACGTAAAACTACTTTTGCAATTTTTGTAGAAATATACATTTAAAATATAACTATCTGCTGAATTTTTCGGCCTGTGAAACTAAAACTATGGAAACTCGGAAATGCCTGCTAATCATTGACATGCAGAACGGTTCTTTTACTGCAGAATCAAAGCGCTACGACCCGGAAGGGATTGTGAAACGGATCAATGAACTGTCTGCCCAATTTCGTGCGAACGATCTGCCTGTTATTTTTATACAACACAATGGCACCCGGCTAAACGAATACATTCCTGACACGCACGAATGGCAGATCCTGTCCGATTTGCACGTCGGACCGACTGATCTGATTATCGAAAAAGAAGCGCACGACTCGTTTTATAACACCGCACTTGAATCCAGATTAAGCGAACTAAACGTAACCGAACTGGTCATAACAGGCAGCGCAACTGATTTCTGCGTCGAGTCCACGGTCCAGGCTGCCTTATCGAAAGACTATAACATTATCGTTGTCGAAGATGGCCACACGGCAGGCGACAGGCCGCATTTAGCCGCAGAACAAATCGTCCGGCATTACAACTGGATATGGGGCAACATGATCCCGACTGAGGGGAAAATTGAGGTTATAAAAAGCGAAGCAGTCATCGCTTTGCTTGACTAATGCGCTTATTACCAAACGGATTCAGCATTTCATCACCTCGTCCACCATTGTGGAAGATCCCAGATAAATCGGGGATCGCTGGTGGAAGGAAGTGGGTATAATGTCGAGAATAGCGCCGAAGCCGTCGATGGCTTTTCCACCTGACTTTTCTGCGATGAATGCCAGCGGATAGCATTCATATAATAGCCGGAGTTTACCCTCGGGCGTTTTTTGGGTAGATGGGTAAAGGTAAACGCCGCCCCGGAGCAAATTGCGATGGAAGTCAGCAACCAGGGAGCCGATGTATCGCGCAGTGCAGGACTTCTCTTTACATTTGATCAGATATTGCTGTACAAATGCCGGATAATCATTGATATAGCCGTCATTAACAGAGTAAATGGTGCCGTTCTGCGGCGAACAAATGTTCTTGTGAGATAATATAAACTCTCCCAGTGAATGATCGTAAGTGAAGCCGTTCACGCCTTCACCGGTGGAGTAAACAAGCATGGTCGACGAGCCGTATAAGATGTAACCCGCTGCAACCTGCTTTCGTCCGCCTTGCAGGAAATCTTCTTTGGTGGCTGGCCCGTCAATGGGCGATACGCGTCTGTAAATGGAGAAAATTGTGCCTATTGAAACATTCACATCAATGTTGGACGAGCCGTCGAGCGGGTCCATGGCCACCACATATTTGCCGTGATCATTACCGGTGTGAATAATGTCTTCGTCCTCTTCGGACAGGATCGCGCACACTTCTCCGCCGTTTTTCAATGCCCTTATGAACCTGATATTGGCGATAATGTCCAGTTTTTGTTGGTTTTCGCCCTGCACATTATCCGTTCCGTTACCGCCCGCAATGTCCACCAGGCCTGCGCGGTTAATTTCCCGGTTAATGATCTTTCCTGCCAGCGCGATGTCCCGCAGCAATTGGGACAGCTCACCCGTTGCATAGGGGAATGCACTTTGGCTTAACATAATAAACCTGTCGAGCGTCACGCCTACGGGCAACGCAAGTTCCTGAGCAGTTTTCGGACTCATAACATGAATGATTAGTAGATGGACAAATGTTGAGCACTCGTGCAGCAGGATTTAGGATTCAATCGTTTTTTGAGCCTGACTTGTCGATAATAACAGCAATCAATATGACCAAACCTTTCACAACTTGTTGCCAGAAAGGCGACACATTAAGCAGTACGAGGCCATTATTAAGCACGCCAATAATGATTGCGCCCTGAACCGTCCCTAAAATACTGCCCCGGCCACCGGATAGCGAAGTGCCGCCGATCACCACCGCGGCGATAGAATCCAGTTCGTAGCTGATGCCGGCGTTCGGCTGTGCAGAATCAAGACGCGAAGTTACCATGATGCCCCCGACAGCAGCCAATGCACCTGCAATCGTGTAGACAATAATTTTGACCCTATTCACCTGAATACCAGACAATCGCGAAGCGCTTTCGTGGCCTCCGATCGCATAAATGTAACGCCCGAGCCGCGTTTTGTTGGTGACAAAAACGGCTATGGCTACAATCACCGCCGATATCCAGACCGGCACGGGAATGCCCAAAAACCAGCCGGTCCCGAAATATAAAAACGTGTCTCCTAGCCCGCTGATCGGAAAACCCTGCGTCCAGAGCATGGTTAACCCGCGGGCGACCGTAAGCATGGCCAGCGTTGCGACAAATGGAGGCACATTGAACTTGGTAATAGTCCAGCCGT
It includes:
- a CDS encoding hybrid sensor histidine kinase/response regulator, which produces MQFIALKAFPQNKPLHFRHLSAENGLLNNNVNCVMQDNTGFIWIGTNGGLHRYDGHEFKIYKNDDKDENSISNDFVTALAEDRSGNIWIATSGGGVNVLDPHKGVFAKYIFKGNDPKSISGDYVNKIVFDQNEKLWIATTGGLDVFDPISRTVLKHYKSDEKNAQSLSENNVNTVFCDKQNNIWAGTAQGLNLLDSKTGAFRRFVSDNGGKSMSGNDIRAIFQDSKSRIWVGTYGFGLNLYQPGDGSFKRFKNDPKEPASISNNNITSINEHFGEIWIGTENGGLNILDTQSWTFSSYTHDEVDRSSVAGNSVDYIFKDRQKNLWLGIYSAGLSIYKSNNSFIHYQHNSSANSLSNDFVLCFFEGRDGNIWIGTDGGGLNLMDKKKQKFSAFRPKNSGISGEHILAIVPDHEDKLWIGTWGNGLNVLDPETKRFTVLKHLENDTNSLYSNNVYAIARTPDNRIWLSTYGEGLDVFDPATRRFKHYLSELTDPKTLSDNTINCFLTDRSGNLWMGTDEGQLNRYNRATDTFTRFRVSDSERVFNSAINSIAEDKHGILWLSTLRGLIRFDPHTGKFKKYTTKEGLVNNVTEAVIEDDLGMLWVSTVSGLSRFDPKAEKFQNYTIEYGLQAREFNQKSAYKDKEGILYFGGVNGFNKINPRQISRESSNYPIIVTSFKVFNRDEADADPDGYALVLPQEISQARTITLSHDQSFISITFAALDFSSFQKSYAYSLEGFDKNWHYVGDDNTAIYTNLPSGNYVFKIKAQNTSGVWITGQNSLNIIVRPPFWATWWFRIASVIVAVCTVYWLYLYRVNTIIRQKANLEKLVEERTATVQKQAEELHAQADHLHALNEELQSQSEELRVQTEELFEQHEQAQLAREEAERANQAKSIFLATMSHEIRTPMNGVIGMTALLSETELTEEQQDYTKTIASCGETLVNVINDILDFSKIESGKIDLEAHEFDLRLTIEEIMDLFSLQASKQHIDLLYHIEPGLPDYLVGDSSRLKQILTNLINNAIKFTSRGEVYVHVYPNTSAENNEIDVGFTVRDTGIGIKQESLNNLFKPFSQVDSSVNRMYGGTGLGLVICERLVRLMNGAIRVESEYGKGSSFHFYISVGYVEKMKSKPNEAQNLVQIEGKGILFVDDSLTNLNILKSHAEQWKLKPVLAESACEALAALQRDSQIELVVTDMDMPEQDGVSLARKIATDFPSVTVILLSSAGDDARMKFPELFADILTKPVRKSVLLKSIFAALTHQQHLPSESEPEKRMLETDFSIQFPLKIMVAEDNLVNQKFIDYVLKKLGYEIQIAENGLVAIEKLASTAYDVILMDLQMPVMDGLEATKIIRKDHSALPYIVALTANAMTEDRNNCLNNGMDDYISKPMKLEVIKEVLKKAYQKIHKQPADAQS
- a CDS encoding cysteine hydrolase family protein, whose product is METRKCLLIIDMQNGSFTAESKRYDPEGIVKRINELSAQFRANDLPVIFIQHNGTRLNEYIPDTHEWQILSDLHVGPTDLIIEKEAHDSFYNTALESRLSELNVTELVITGSATDFCVESTVQAALSKDYNIIVVEDGHTAGDRPHLAAEQIVRHYNWIWGNMIPTEGKIEVIKSEAVIALLD
- the fbp gene encoding class 1 fructose-bisphosphatase, translating into MSPKTAQELALPVGVTLDRFIMLSQSAFPYATGELSQLLRDIALAGKIINREINRAGLVDIAGGNGTDNVQGENQQKLDIIANIRFIRALKNGGEVCAILSEEDEDIIHTGNDHGKYVVAMDPLDGSSNIDVNVSIGTIFSIYRRVSPIDGPATKEDFLQGGRKQVAAGYILYGSSTMLVYSTGEGVNGFTYDHSLGEFILSHKNICSPQNGTIYSVNDGYINDYPAFVQQYLIKCKEKSCTARYIGSLVADFHRNLLRGGVYLYPSTQKTPEGKLRLLYECYPLAFIAEKSGGKAIDGFGAILDIIPTSFHQRSPIYLGSSTMVDEVMKC
- a CDS encoding ABC transporter permease, encoding MNIALDRSKLLRFQSLIALFLLCLGLSILSDKFLSVSNLWNVMRQISVNICISTGMTLIVLTAGIDLSVGSVLALCGAITAGLLKNGIELPDNNLYIGFTILGAIFAGIITGSAMGAFNGWTITKFNVPPFVATLAMLTVARGLTMLWTQGFPISGLGDTFLYFGTGWFLGIPVPVWISAVIVAIAVFVTNKTRLGRYIYAIGGHESASRLSGIQVNRVKIIVYTIAGALAAVGGIMVTSRLDSAQPNAGISYELDSIAAVVIGGTSLSGGRGSILGTVQGAIIIGVLNNGLVLLNVSPFWQQVVKGLVILIAVIIDKSGSKND